acaatattatctaaaatagaACAACTCGTAACATTTCATTTGGATGTGTTATCATTCACAAAAAATATgggaaactcaatatataatatttttaagaatttcgactaacgatagagtgatatttttgatataaatttttaaatgagtgactcatttaAGTCAGTTTTGTAACCAAtgactcacttgatacatttgAACGCAGTAAGTGACGTACTTGATATTTAACCCTCGAAAAAATTTGGTGTACCAGAATCAATTTGGTGTACCAGAATCAAGTTATGATCAAATCACATGTAGTTTATGTATTATTAGGTGTTTAAGACCTACTAATTCGTGAGCTTGTGCAAAACAATACGATCTTAAGTAGCAGGGAATAAATGTAGTCGTTTGGTTAGAGTTTTTATCAATGGTCCCAACTTGCAAGCTGGGAGAGACTATAAATATGTTAAAACAAGAGTTGTAACTCAAATTTACCATCATCTTGTAATATACTAGAGGGCAGAGCTAGAGTAAGAGAAATGAAGAATGCAGAGCTGATATTTGTTCCTGCGCCAGCAGTGGGACACCTAATATCCATGGTTGAGTTGGCTAAATTACTCATCCTTAGAGATGAATCTCTTTCAGTTGCAATATGCATCATCAAGTTCCCTTTGGATATGGGTATAAGTTCATATGTGGAATCACTTTCAAACACCCCTATTCCACGATTCACCATTATAGAAATCCCCCCAAGCGATTCTGAGTTATACAAATCTCAGTCCCACCAAACCATGTTTCAAGCTTTCATTGAGGGCCATGTTACAAATGTGAAAGATGAAGTTATCGCCATGACTCGACCTGATCACCCAGATCGACTGGCAGGATTTGTTCTAGACATCTTTTGTGTTTCAATGATTGATATGGCCAAAGAATTAAACGTTCCATCGTATGTTTACTTGACCTCGGGTGCTAATTTTCTTGGCACTATTTTACATCTCCAAGCCATGGTGGATTATGAAAAAAAGGATATCAGTGAGTACCAGAATTTGGATGCAAAGTTATCTGTTCCTCATTTTAGAAGTCAGGTTCCTGCTAAGGTCTTGCCAGCTATATGTCTGGATGAAAAAGGATCTGAATTGATGCTGTTGTTTGGGCGAAAGTTTAGAGAGACCAAAGGGCTTATTGTAAACACATTTTTGGAGCTAGAGTCTTATGCTGTTGAGTCCCTTGTGGCTGATAAGATCCCTCCTGTGTATGCTGTCGGACCAAATTTAAATCTCGCCACACGAGGTCAAGATTCCGGTGAAGCTGCAGATGTTCTTAAATGGTTGGATGACAAACCACTCTCATCTGTAGTGTTTTTGTGCTTTGGGACCTTTGGAAGTTTTCCAGAGGAGCAGGTGCGTTCTTATTATATTactatttttacataattataaaatacaGCACAATACGCGATCAAGCGTGTTGAATCAGAAGAAGTTGCATGCTCGGTAATTAGTTAAATTAAGTCATTAAAATGATTTAGTAAGCAGTACTAAAACATTTTATATGGGCCATTTGCCCAACAACTTCTGAATTTTTCTTGATCTTTCGAAACGCATCTGGTCAAGTACTGAAGTACATTTGGAGTAATCTGACATGTTCAATCTACTTGGAAAAAGGTATTGCACGTGTCTGCTAAATCTTATGAAGGAGCCGTTTGTTCAATTGAGGTCTGCTAGAATTGTATACTTTGAAGGATGTGTTTCATTTGTTGGAACTTGGATTGTAAGGGTGGAAATAGAAAGAAAGTTGCAGTACTTCATGTCTTCATCAACATATACGCTTCATATGCACTAACTCATTTCCACTAGTTTAAACTAACCTCATTTCACCTGTTCATAAATTTATGGCCATTCCATTCTACCCTTGTATCTGTTTGTCACAAGACATGTATGCACTAAATTATTCTTCACACTGCCTCTTCCATGTCTGTTAAACCTAATCTGTGTACATTTTGCAACCTATATATGTTGAAAATTTATCTCTGATTCTTGAAAGGACCACCATTTTCATAAAGCATTACAACATGACTAACTTTAACTGTTGGAGCAGGTGAAGGAGATTGCACTTGCTCTGGAACACAGTGGACACCCCTTCTTGTGGTCACTACGTCCACTGGCAAAAGAAGGCCCCCAAAGCAAATACATAAACTTGGATAATCTTCTCCCTCCCGGGTTCTTGGAAAGAACATCAAACACCGGAAAAATTATCGGATGGGCTCCACAAGTGTCGGTGTTGTCTCATCGTGCAGTGGGAGGCTTCGTCTCCCATTGTGGTTGGAACTCCATATTAGAGAGTGTGTGGTTTGGAGTCCCAGTGGCTGCGTGGCCGTTGTATGCTGAGCAGCAACTGAATGCTTTTGAAATAGTGAATGAGCTGGGAATGGCAGTGGAAATATGCATGGAGTATGCACATCATGTATTCTCCAAATGTGAAGTAATTATTGAGGCTAAGGTTCTGGAATCAAAGATAAGGGAGTTGATGAAGGATGGAAGTGACTTAAGGAATAGAGTTACTGAGATTCAAGGGAAGAGCAGGGCTGCAATTGCAGAGAATGGATCATCTTACAATAATTTGGGGCGGCTAATTGAGGACATTGTAGCAACATAAGATGCTGCTAATATGTAGTTTCATTTAACTGCCAAATTTTCTTCATTGAGTGTGTGTTTGCTGAGTTCAGGTCAGAAACAGTACATATATAGCATATGCAGCATGCTTTAACTTGGATTTTGACTCTGAGTTATCACACTCGAATCGGTTCAAATTTACATCTTACATAATTAAGAAACTAAAAATTACAGAGCATGTCAGGCAATccaattacaaaattattttagtAAGGTTATACTTAACGCGATGGTTAAGTGTCTATTTGTTATCTGTTAGTCCAAAAGACTGCGTTTTTTAATTATATGGGTGTTGTGTAAACTAGAATTGGATTTTCCATTCCAAAAAACAAAATTAAGACTCATTCCATTGATAGAACATCTtatgtgttttgatgattgatatggGCAATCACTGGTCCCCCGCTGCAGAATATTAAACATGCATGTGAAAATTAAAGAGGTTATACCTGCAAAGATTAGACAATGTGAAGATCTTTCATGTATTTATGATCAAAGATATAGTTGTCGACTTTATAAAAGGTAGCGTGAAAGACAAATTTTGGGTCCCTTCACTGGGTTGGGCTTCTGAGAACCGCACACTCAGTGGTGATACAGCTATGTTTTATTGGACGTACTAGTGATTTTCTTTCTACCTTTCATGCCATAGACCTACAATGTCTTTCATTGCTTATATATGTTTTTCGAAATTTAGCATGCCTTTCAAAATTACCTTCCTGCGGAATGGTAATTCCATGATTGTGgcgataataataataataataatatgagaATTTGAATGACACTTTGAATATGTTTGCACATCGAAGAGTGATAATGACTATCATTCGGCAGGATATTGATTTTTATGTATGATATTAAGGCCTCAAATATATGTGTGATATTCATTACCAATCGATCCATAAGTTTGTTTACTTGTCGTCTTCAATTGATATCTGAATTCGACTTGTTGTCCATTTCTTATGAGTGGGGATCATTTTCATCAGTTGTCCCTGGCTTTTTACTTTTAACAATTTTACTTTTGAATTTGTCAAATCAGCATTCTTTTATGGTTTCTGTGAAATCATTCTCAAAGATGTCCAACTCCTCAACATTTTAACGAATTATTGTTCATAGGATGACATTGAAGAAAAACTACTCAAAGGAATCTTTCTATGTTGTCTCGCGTGTTTGCATCCATTTGAAGAAATTTGATGTGCTAGAATCAAGTACTGATCAAATTATATGTAGTGTAGTGTATGCTAACCAGGTGTTTAAGACGAATAATTACATCAGTCCTCTCACCATTTTACGTGTCTAATTTATACTACAAGAAATATCTAGGACTTGAGGATGGGTTTTTGTCTGACCCAGCTTATTTGTGAGTCTTGTGCAATGAGTACGATATTAAGTTATTGAGTATTGCGGAATAGACCATTCGTTGGAGTTCTTACCAATGGTCCCAACTTGCAAGTGTTGGGAGGAGAGACTATAATTATGTTAAAACAAGAGTTGTAACTCAAATTTACCATCATCTTGTAATATACTAGAGGGCAGAGCTAGAGTAAGAGAAATGAAGAATGCAGAGCTGATATTTGTTCCTGCGCCAGCAGTGGGACACCTAATATCCATGGTTGAGTTGGCTAAATTACTCATCCTTAGAGATGAATCTCTATCAGTTTCAGTATGCATCATCAAGTTCCCTTACGATATGGGTATAGGTTCCTATGTGGAATCACTTTCAAACACCCCTATTCCACGATTCACCATTATAGAAATCCCCCCAAGTGATTCTGAGTTATACAAATCTCAGTCATACCTCACCATTTTCTCCACTTTCATTGAGGGCCATGTCACAAATGTGAAAGATAAAGTTATCGCCATGACTCAACCTGATCACCCAACTCGACTGGCTGGATTTGTTCTAGACATCTTCTGTGTTTCGA
The sequence above is drawn from the Apium graveolens cultivar Ventura chromosome 2, ASM990537v1, whole genome shotgun sequence genome and encodes:
- the LOC141707164 gene encoding UDP-glycosyltransferase 100-like, which gives rise to MKNAELIFVPAPAVGHLISMVELAKLLILRDESLSVAICIIKFPLDMGISSYVESLSNTPIPRFTIIEIPPSDSELYKSQSHQTMFQAFIEGHVTNVKDEVIAMTRPDHPDRLAGFVLDIFCVSMIDMAKELNVPSYVYLTSGANFLGTILHLQAMVDYEKKDISEYQNLDAKLSVPHFRSQVPAKVLPAICLDEKGSELMLLFGRKFRETKGLIVNTFLELESYAVESLVADKIPPVYAVGPNLNLATRGQDSGEAADVLKWLDDKPLSSVVFLCFGTFGSFPEEQVKEIALALEHSGHPFLWSLRPLAKEGPQSKYINLDNLLPPGFLERTSNTGKIIGWAPQVSVLSHRAVGGFVSHCGWNSILESVWFGVPVAAWPLYAEQQLNAFEIVNELGMAVEICMEYAHHVFSKCEVIIEAKVLESKIRELMKDGSDLRNRVTEIQGKSRAAIAENGSSYNNLGRLIEDIVAT